A window from Cryptomeria japonica chromosome 1, Sugi_1.0, whole genome shotgun sequence encodes these proteins:
- the LOC131032558 gene encoding chalcone synthase 7 produces the protein MCAPISFLNYSPTLEPSLARVLHLTLAPPASCAAINLNHSNHFGTNSIAGIHSLRTVPKLACPSLTNKMPSGKMTMEEIEAFRKAQRADGPATVLAIGTATPPNAIEQSEYPDYYFRITNSEHKVELKEKFKRMCEKSMIKKRYMYLTEEILKENPNVCAYMAPSLDARQDMVVVEVPRLGKEAATKAIKEWGQPKSKITHLLFCTTSGVDMPGADYQLTKLLGLRPSVKRVMMYQQGCFAGGTVLRVAKDLAENNRGARVLVVCSEITAVTFRGPSDTHLDSLVGQALFGDGAAAVIVGADPVPEIEKPCFELLWTAQTILPDSEGAIDGHLREVGLTFHLLKDVPGLISKNIEKALVEAFQQFNISDWNELFWIAHPGGPAILDQVESKLQLDPKKMRATRQILSEYGNMSSACVLFILDEVRKSSKEKGCATTGEGLDMGVLFGFGPGLTVETVVLKSVPLQ, from the exons ATGTGTGCCCCGATAAGCTTTCTTAATTACAGCCCGACCCTTGAACCATCGCTCGCACGTGTACTCCATCTAACACTTGCTCCACCTGCCTCTTGCGCCGCTATAAACCTTAATCATTCCAACCATTTTGGCACAAACTCCATTGCAGGCATTCATTCGCTGAGAACAGTCCCAAAGCTCGCCTGCCCCTCTCTCACTAACAAAATGCCTTCAGGGAAGATGACCATGGAGGAGATTGAGGCTTTCAGGAAGGCCCAGAGGGCCGACGGCCCTGCAACAGTCCTCGCCATCGGCACAGCCACTCCCCCCAACGCCATTGAACAGAGCGAGTACCCGGATTATTATTTCAGAATCACCAACAGCGAGCACAAGGTCGAGCTCAAGGAAAAATTCAAGCGCATGT GCGAGAAGTCGATGATAAAGAAGAGGTACATGTATCTGACGGAGGAGATCTTGAAGGAGAACCCCAACGTATGCGCTTACATGGCCCCCTCGTTGGACGCTAGGCAGGACATGGTGGTGGTCGAAGTTCCCCGCCTGGGAAAAGAGGCCGCCACCAAGGCCATAAAGGAATGGGGTCAGCCCAAATCTAAGATTACCCACCTCCTCTTCTGCACCACCAGTGGTGTCGACATGCCTGGCGCCGACTATCAGCTCACCAAGCTGCTGGGCCTGCGGCCCAGCGTGAAGAGAGTGATGATGTACCAGCAGGGCTGCTTTGCCGGCGGCACGGTTCTGAGAGTCGCCAAGGACCTCGCTGAAAACAACCGTGGAGCCCGAGTTCTGGTCGTTTGTAGTGAAATCACCGCTGTGACCTTCCGCGGACCGTCTGACACCCATCTCGACAGTCTTGTCGGGCAGGCTCTGTTCGGTGACGGTGCGGCGGCTGTGATTGTGGGCGCAGACCCTGTTCCAGAAATAGAGAAGCCCTGTTTCGAGCTCCTCTGGACTGCGCAGACAATTCTGCCTGACAGTGAGGGCGCCATTGATGGGCACCTGAGAGAGGTCGGTCTGACATTCCATTTATTGAAGGACGTTCCTGGGCTTATCTCGAAGAACATTGAAAAGGCTCTGGTGGAGGCCTTCCAGCAGTTCAATATCTCCGACTGGAACGAACTCTTCTGGATTGCACACCCCGGAGGTCCGGCTATTCTGGACCAGGTGGAGTCGAAGCTTCAGCTGGACCCGAAGAAGATGAGGGCGACCAGGCAGATTCTGAGCGAGTACGGGAACATGTCGAGTGCCTGTGTGCTCTTCATATTGGACGAAGTCAGGAAGTCGTCGAAGGAGAAGGGATGTGCAACCACTGGAGAAGGACTGGACATGGGCGTTCTGTTTGGATTCGGGCCTGGACTCACCGTGGAGACTGTCGTTCTCAAGAGCGTGCCGCTACAGTAA